The Cylindrospermopsis curvispora GIHE-G1 genome contains a region encoding:
- a CDS encoding protein phosphatase 2C domain-containing protein, whose protein sequence is MSDSTNQLPLIIQENTCFHIQGIPLEIRSYWGQFTPDIYYFQVWIVGDAKPGLLRIGRTDGSLNRELQLRNQLGDYQLISEVLLHAVVDNVVININSIRDIHGDSIDSEILDVTLTMAENQNSENMENITSTIDINQEVEYLEEEYYPEREIITNLLNEKLLVLSHVPDENQTLETWLNNKHSLEESLLVASQICQVFRYLHQRKWCVVNLVPKLMQIGTPIKFFDLTSVFPVGELLNFGFIGDYCAPELAYCKYPVHETMSSYTVGALLYQIIHHQYLPSNPTQEIQINPIPQVYQLLKICLSYLPEERFTLEQVLKILVRTRQEMTIPKINWETASLSTVGLSINRLKNEDNYGIKCQKSGDRRTVILAAMADGMGGMSQGELASKLAIETMLESPLPPENHTKEECQEWLTSLFVQANERVSAQLKDGGTTLSIIFALSEQLMIGHVGDSRIYLLRQGEIQQLSQDHSLVALLFASGKITEEELSTHPDRNILTKSIGGKSRLSDGYVQDLRQTTSALTMKLEHEDIILLCSDGVWDLVSKNQLATNFITESNLQTAVNLTINQVLERGAPDNATLLALRFLVTSNQL, encoded by the coding sequence ATGAGTGATTCTACCAATCAGCTACCACTAATAATTCAAGAAAACACCTGTTTTCACATCCAAGGTATCCCTTTAGAAATAAGATCCTATTGGGGACAGTTTACGCCTGATATTTATTATTTCCAAGTTTGGATAGTAGGTGATGCAAAACCAGGTTTACTCAGAATAGGTAGAACTGATGGTTCACTCAACCGAGAATTACAATTGAGAAACCAATTGGGAGATTACCAGTTGATCTCTGAAGTTTTATTACACGCTGTTGTAGACAATGTTGTTATTAATATCAATAGTATTCGTGATATTCATGGTGATAGCATAGATTCTGAGATTTTGGATGTTACATTAACCATGGCGGAAAATCAAAATTCCGAAAACATGGAAAATATAACTAGTACTATAGATATAAATCAAGAGGTGGAATATTTAGAGGAGGAATATTATCCAGAAAGGGAAATTATTACCAATTTGTTAAATGAAAAATTACTTGTTCTTAGCCATGTTCCTGATGAAAATCAAACCTTGGAAACTTGGCTCAATAACAAACATAGTTTGGAAGAGTCATTGTTAGTTGCCAGTCAAATCTGTCAAGTTTTTCGCTATCTTCATCAAAGAAAATGGTGTGTTGTTAATCTCGTCCCCAAATTAATGCAAATAGGAACACCGATTAAATTCTTTGACCTGACTAGTGTCTTTCCTGTAGGGGAATTACTCAATTTTGGGTTTATAGGTGACTATTGCGCTCCAGAATTGGCATACTGTAAATATCCTGTTCACGAAACTATGAGCAGTTATACAGTAGGAGCATTATTATATCAAATAATTCATCACCAATACTTACCCAGTAACCCAACTCAAGAAATACAAATCAATCCTATACCTCAAGTTTATCAACTGCTAAAAATTTGTCTATCTTACTTACCAGAAGAAAGATTTACATTGGAACAGGTTTTAAAAATATTAGTCCGTACTCGACAGGAGATGACTATCCCCAAAATTAATTGGGAGACTGCAAGTCTATCTACTGTAGGACTCTCAATTAATCGCTTGAAAAATGAAGATAACTATGGTATTAAATGCCAAAAGAGTGGCGATCGCCGGACGGTAATTTTAGCTGCGATGGCGGATGGTATGGGAGGAATGTCTCAGGGTGAATTGGCAAGTAAATTGGCTATAGAAACCATGCTAGAATCTCCCTTACCTCCAGAAAATCATACCAAGGAAGAATGCCAAGAGTGGCTAACTTCCCTATTTGTTCAAGCTAATGAGAGAGTGTCCGCACAACTTAAAGATGGGGGAACAACTTTAAGTATTATTTTTGCTCTTTCGGAACAACTAATGATTGGTCATGTGGGTGATAGTCGTATTTATTTACTGCGTCAAGGAGAAATTCAACAACTTAGTCAAGATCACTCTCTGGTGGCACTATTATTTGCTAGTGGAAAAATTACGGAAGAGGAATTGTCAACACATCCAGATAGAAATATTCTGACTAAATCCATTGGTGGAAAAAGTAGATTGAGTGATGGCTATGTTCAAGATCTCAGACAAACTACTTCAGCATTAACAATGAAATTGGAACATGAAGATATTATATTACTATGTTCTGATGGGGTTTGGGATCTAGTTTCTAAAAACCAGCTCGCCACTAATTTCATCACTGAATCTAACTTGCAAACAGCTGTGAACCTTACTATTAACCAAGTTTTAGAAAGGGGTGCACCGGATAATGCCACACTCTTAGCATTACGATTTTTGGTTACGAGTAATCAACTTTAG
- a CDS encoding FHA domain-containing protein: MITCTACGYDQNPDNTEFCSICGSELPIAVTTASIIPPTIIQPAPPPISDNSYSPTIPLTRTSATARLVCKQINAPIPEFILENNAIVGIFDQDTGPVDIDLETFPGGDTVSRNHAEIYQEAGIWKVKDLGSTNGVFIKGQGQTRFSARITVPTPLKPDDEIAFGKVKFVFKNS, from the coding sequence ATGATTACTTGTACAGCTTGTGGATATGACCAAAACCCAGATAATACAGAGTTCTGCAGTATTTGTGGTTCGGAACTGCCAATTGCTGTCACTACAGCGTCAATCATACCACCCACCATTATTCAACCAGCTCCACCACCAATATCAGATAATAGCTATTCACCAACCATACCACTTACAAGGACATCCGCAACTGCTAGGTTAGTCTGTAAACAGATCAATGCTCCCATACCGGAATTTATTCTGGAAAATAATGCCATAGTCGGTATTTTTGACCAGGATACTGGCCCGGTGGATATAGATTTGGAAACCTTTCCTGGTGGAGACACAGTATCCCGTAACCACGCGGAAATTTATCAGGAGGCGGGAATATGGAAGGTCAAGGATTTAGGATCTACCAATGGAGTATTTATTAAAGGTCAAGGACAAACACGATTCAGTGCTAGAATTACTGTCCCCACTCCTCTAAAACCAGACGATGAAATTGCATTTGGTAAGGTTAAATTTGTTTTTAAAAACAGCTAG
- a CDS encoding vWA domain-containing protein — translation MNAIKTSITPHREFMPADTEGQKLFVMLKLRPLKDIATSLPPTTFTFVIDTSGSMYEVVAGETKPTGVTYEQDGKEYREVTGGKSKIDIVIESLLALVNSGRLKQQDRIAIVQFNDSASSIIGLTSATEIKKLETAINNLRNFSGGTRMGLGLRRAFDILSQQEMTVKRVLLFTDGQTFDEDQCQSIANNFATRNIPITALGVGEEFNEDLLSHLSDCTGGKLFYVVPGIAKGTETSILDLPGKIIAEYSEAQQEVITNLALSVKTVKGVELSRIVRAYPTQAEFPINQDPFPLGNAIAHDETIFILEFTVNNRPASRVRIAQLGLTYDIPGEKRRGEIPPENLIIQFIPGQHNAAQVNQEVMDYVQQCNIANLVDQSIKMAEKNPQKAEELLETARRMTVRLGNKEMTESLNNAQSELRKTKKISSGTRKTVKMGAKGKTVKMGNDDDMLSEEEMRKLTGT, via the coding sequence ATGAATGCCATCAAGACTAGTATTACACCCCATCGGGAATTTATGCCAGCGGATACGGAAGGACAAAAGTTATTTGTTATGCTCAAGTTGCGTCCTCTCAAAGATATAGCTACCAGTCTTCCACCAACTACTTTTACTTTTGTTATTGATACTAGTGGATCCATGTATGAAGTGGTCGCAGGTGAGACTAAACCTACAGGTGTCACCTATGAACAGGATGGCAAAGAATATCGGGAGGTGACAGGAGGCAAATCAAAAATAGACATAGTGATTGAATCCCTATTAGCCTTAGTTAATTCTGGGAGATTAAAACAACAAGATCGTATTGCCATAGTGCAATTTAATGATAGTGCTTCCTCAATTATTGGACTAACCAGTGCTACAGAAATTAAAAAACTGGAAACTGCCATTAACAACTTGAGAAATTTTTCTGGTGGTACGCGCATGGGTTTAGGACTACGGCGTGCATTTGATATATTGAGTCAACAGGAAATGACTGTCAAACGGGTTCTATTATTCACCGATGGACAAACATTTGATGAAGATCAGTGTCAATCAATTGCTAATAATTTTGCCACCCGTAATATACCAATTACAGCGTTGGGAGTGGGGGAAGAGTTCAATGAAGATTTATTAAGCCATCTGAGTGATTGCACGGGAGGAAAACTATTCTATGTGGTACCGGGAATCGCTAAAGGTACAGAAACATCCATACTAGATTTACCTGGCAAGATTATTGCTGAATATAGTGAAGCACAACAGGAGGTAATCACTAATCTAGCTTTAAGTGTAAAAACTGTGAAAGGAGTAGAACTAAGTCGTATTGTTCGTGCTTATCCTACCCAAGCGGAATTTCCCATTAATCAAGATCCCTTTCCCTTGGGAAATGCTATTGCTCATGATGAAACTATATTCATTCTAGAATTTACAGTTAATAACCGTCCTGCTTCTCGTGTACGTATTGCTCAACTGGGATTGACCTATGACATTCCCGGAGAAAAAAGGCGTGGTGAAATACCACCAGAAAATCTCATTATCCAATTTATTCCTGGACAGCATAATGCAGCTCAGGTTAATCAAGAAGTTATGGACTATGTGCAACAATGCAATATTGCTAATCTGGTTGACCAATCTATCAAAATGGCAGAAAAGAATCCACAAAAAGCAGAGGAATTATTAGAAACAGCTAGAAGAATGACGGTAAGACTTGGCAATAAGGAAATGACAGAATCTTTAAATAACGCCCAATCTGAATTGCGGAAGACTAAAAAAATCTCATCGGGAACTCGGAAGACGGTGAAAATGGGTGCTAAAGGGAAAACGGTGAAAATGGGTAATGATGATGATATGCTTTCAGAAGAGGAGATGCGAAAACTTACGGGAACATAA
- a CDS encoding vWA domain-containing protein, translating into MLNLTNRLKNNKTLLFAIYGSAGCLTAAILLGEPFLALTKSGNKPTTNPQAIVLLIDTSSSMSDGKLTEVKTAASQFVQRRNLEVDQIAVVNFGSAVATPAPLTNDINILNNAINQLLENGSTPMGEGINTAQDQLQATTLNKNIILFTDGIPDDPNFAYNSALSVRNAGIKLIAVATGGADTNYLTQITGDRSLVFYANSGQFDQAFSQAEAVIYKQLIESDTGENYGFTYSIFRIGGWTAFLSMGICLALIMGQNRYMRLPLLTAKKGIITIIGSLIAGTIAGASGQFLFLVFSPLVSTTFSGILGLEVITKIGGWVILGAVVGAGTKLFVPNLNFKNALLGGTVGGGIGAGGFLITSSILGDIMGRLSGVSILGFFIGLMIAWIEQKQLNSEPYLLVHWTPTEQTKYLLGTRPISIGTSVNVEIPLSATDGFAPLTARIFKEGSDIIMEFDQEYARMKKMRVTTQSLKVGDIRKLGKITLEVKDKT; encoded by the coding sequence ATGTTGAACCTAACCAATCGCTTAAAAAACAACAAAACCCTATTATTTGCCATATATGGATCCGCTGGCTGTTTAACAGCAGCAATCTTGCTAGGAGAACCATTTCTAGCCCTAACCAAAAGTGGGAATAAACCCACAACAAATCCTCAAGCGATAGTCTTATTAATTGACACATCCTCAAGCATGAGTGATGGTAAATTAACGGAAGTTAAAACGGCCGCCAGTCAGTTTGTGCAACGTCGTAACTTAGAAGTAGATCAAATAGCAGTGGTGAATTTTGGCTCAGCAGTTGCAACCCCTGCTCCATTGACAAACGACATTAATATTTTAAATAATGCCATTAATCAACTATTAGAAAATGGCTCAACACCTATGGGAGAAGGTATTAACACTGCCCAAGATCAATTGCAAGCAACAACATTAAACAAAAATATCATTTTATTTACCGATGGAATACCAGATGATCCTAATTTTGCCTACAATTCAGCCCTGTCTGTGAGAAATGCAGGAATTAAACTAATTGCAGTAGCTACCGGAGGTGCAGACACTAATTATTTAACCCAAATCACAGGCGATCGCTCCCTAGTGTTTTATGCTAATTCCGGTCAATTTGACCAAGCATTTAGCCAAGCAGAAGCGGTAATTTATAAACAGTTGATTGAATCCGACACTGGTGAAAACTATGGTTTTACCTATTCCATATTCCGCATTGGTGGTTGGACAGCGTTTTTGTCTATGGGAATATGTTTGGCTTTAATTATGGGACAAAATCGCTATATGCGACTACCCTTATTAACTGCGAAAAAGGGAATTATCACTATTATTGGTAGTCTGATAGCAGGAACCATCGCAGGTGCAAGTGGACAATTTTTGTTTCTGGTATTCTCACCTCTTGTGAGTACAACATTTTCAGGAATCCTTGGTCTGGAAGTAATTACCAAAATTGGAGGTTGGGTGATTTTGGGAGCTGTGGTGGGAGCTGGCACAAAACTCTTCGTCCCCAATCTCAACTTCAAAAACGCGCTCCTGGGGGGAACTGTAGGTGGTGGAATCGGTGCTGGTGGCTTTTTAATCACATCAAGTATTCTAGGAGACATTATGGGACGCTTATCTGGTGTATCCATATTAGGGTTTTTTATCGGATTGATGATTGCTTGGATTGAACAAAAACAGTTAAATTCAGAACCTTATTTGTTAGTGCATTGGACACCCACGGAGCAGACCAAATATTTACTGGGTACTAGGCCAATTTCCATAGGTACTTCTGTGAACGTGGAAATTCCCCTAAGTGCAACAGACGGATTTGCACCGCTTACTGCTAGAATATTTAAGGAAGGAAGTGATATTATTATGGAGTTCGACCAAGAATATGCTAGGATGAAGAAAATGAGAGTTACTACTCAGAGTTTAAAGGTGGGTGATATCCGTAAGTTAGGGAAAATCACCCTAGAAGTTAAAGATAAAACCTGA
- a CDS encoding ARC6/PARC6 family protein: MLKKMIFYSTCLSLLGCQGLTLPTPKGTGILHLGSPGCPDKPRVSLNAKNVEKITFNQGRISKSNQVSVEQHVGYTFAAIAGDKLSYSTDSDVCVWVFTPDTEIVKGKDLLKTGQYTIQVGAPQGMKNFNLEVGLGDLQTNITPTTESIPTIKLDAKENNSQPEHDISEEDAVELVKQWYAAKPQIFASPFDTNLVDQLATGKMHNFTTKADGPVQWLRQNGAYYEYISSEIKRVVNFSNSGKRPYIRVRVREERYLHSRYGIDRGKSGKFTRNLTYFFEKENTRWKISEVYPAWQ, from the coding sequence ATGTTGAAGAAAATGATTTTTTACTCCACCTGTTTATCGCTTCTGGGTTGTCAAGGATTGACACTCCCCACCCCTAAAGGGACGGGGATTCTTCATTTAGGTTCACCTGGTTGTCCTGATAAACCTAGAGTTTCATTAAATGCCAAAAATGTTGAAAAAATCACATTCAATCAGGGTAGAATTAGTAAATCTAACCAGGTAAGTGTGGAGCAACATGTGGGGTACACCTTTGCAGCAATAGCAGGGGATAAATTGAGTTACAGTACGGATAGTGATGTTTGTGTTTGGGTGTTTACTCCAGACACTGAAATTGTTAAAGGGAAAGATTTGCTTAAAACTGGTCAATACACCATACAGGTGGGTGCACCACAAGGGATGAAAAATTTTAATTTAGAAGTGGGTTTAGGAGATTTACAGACTAACATTACTCCCACCACTGAATCAATTCCCACAATAAAATTAGATGCAAAAGAGAATAATTCACAGCCAGAACATGATATTTCTGAAGAAGATGCTGTGGAACTAGTTAAACAATGGTACGCGGCAAAACCTCAAATATTTGCATCACCCTTTGATACCAATTTAGTAGATCAATTAGCAACTGGCAAAATGCACAATTTTACAACTAAAGCTGATGGACCAGTGCAGTGGTTAAGACAAAATGGAGCATATTATGAATATATTTCTTCAGAAATAAAAAGAGTGGTTAATTTTTCAAATTCTGGGAAACGTCCTTATATTAGGGTTAGAGTAAGGGAGGAGAGATATTTACACAGTAGGTATGGAATTGATAGGGGAAAATCGGGAAAGTTTACTAGAAATCTAACTTATTTTTTTGAAAAAGAAAACACAAGGTGGAAAATTTCTGAGGTCTATCCTGCTTGGCAATAG
- the map gene encoding type I methionyl aminopeptidase: protein MNTKQIILLSAREIEKMRRAGSLAAQLLQHLEPLVKPGVTTQELNDEAEAWTQAHGAKSAPLGYMGFPKSICTSLNEVICHGIPSSQRILKKGDIINIDVTPVLDGYHGDTSKTFIVGEARPIAKKLVEVTQKCLHLGIAEVRPGGRIGDIGAAIQEHAESYGFSVVRDFVGHGINKIFHTAPDIPHFGTRGTGRLLRPGMVFTIEPMINEGSYEFEMLADGWTAITRDRKLSAQFEHTIAVTENGVEILTLP from the coding sequence ATGAACACCAAACAAATTATTCTTTTGTCTGCACGAGAAATAGAAAAAATGCGACGTGCTGGAAGTTTAGCAGCTCAGTTGTTACAACACTTGGAACCCTTGGTTAAACCTGGTGTAACCACTCAGGAACTGAATGATGAAGCGGAAGCATGGACACAAGCTCATGGGGCCAAGAGTGCGCCCTTGGGTTATATGGGCTTTCCTAAATCAATTTGTACTAGTTTAAATGAAGTAATTTGTCATGGTATTCCCAGTTCACAACGGATTCTCAAGAAGGGTGATATTATCAACATTGATGTAACGCCTGTATTAGATGGTTATCATGGGGATACATCTAAAACCTTTATTGTAGGTGAAGCTAGGCCCATAGCCAAAAAATTGGTAGAGGTGACACAGAAGTGTTTACATTTAGGTATTGCAGAAGTTAGACCTGGTGGGAGAATTGGTGACATTGGTGCTGCTATTCAAGAGCATGCGGAGAGTTATGGGTTTTCGGTGGTGCGGGATTTTGTCGGTCATGGAATTAATAAGATTTTTCATACTGCGCCAGACATTCCTCATTTTGGGACTAGGGGAACTGGTAGATTATTAAGACCGGGTATGGTCTTTACCATTGAACCAATGATTAATGAGGGTTCCTATGAGTTTGAGATGTTAGCTGATGGGTGGACTGCTATTACAAGGGATAGGAAACTTTCCGCTCAGTTTGAGCATACTATAGCGGTAACGGAAAATGGGGTGGAGATTCTCACTTTACCATAG
- a CDS encoding Gfo/Idh/MocA family protein: protein MYNYELSGKKSIGVGLIGSGYAAKHRAQAFKQDERANVVAIAGHTPEKTETLAKSYETQVSNSWEELVEREDINLIVVSTINADHGRIARAALNNNKHLIVEYPLSLDIEEAEGLIALAKDKKRLLHVEHIELLGGWHQVLKENLPMLGQLFYVRYSTMKAEHPAPRKWTYNHQLFGFPFIGALSRLHRLTDVFGQVVTVNCHQRYWETEEEYYQGCLCIAQLCFANGLLAQVIYGKGETIWQSERKLEVSAENGSLILDGDKGIFIGPEDTRSIEIANRQGLFARDTKMVLDHIFHGSPLYVTAEQSLYTLKIADAARRAAETGLTIFLVQDR, encoded by the coding sequence ATGTACAATTATGAGTTGTCTGGTAAAAAAAGTATAGGAGTAGGTCTCATTGGCAGTGGATATGCAGCTAAACACAGAGCTCAAGCATTTAAACAGGATGAGCGAGCGAATGTGGTAGCTATTGCGGGGCACACTCCTGAGAAGACAGAAACCTTGGCAAAAAGTTATGAAACCCAAGTAAGCAATTCCTGGGAGGAGTTGGTAGAAAGAGAAGATATAAATTTAATAGTTGTTTCCACAATCAATGCAGACCATGGTAGAATAGCTCGTGCGGCATTGAATAACAATAAACATCTGATTGTTGAGTATCCTTTGTCGTTAGATATTGAAGAAGCGGAGGGACTAATTGCTTTAGCAAAGGATAAAAAAAGACTGCTCCATGTAGAGCACATTGAACTTCTGGGTGGTTGGCACCAGGTACTAAAGGAAAACTTACCCATGCTGGGACAGTTGTTTTATGTTCGTTACAGCACTATGAAGGCGGAACATCCAGCTCCGAGAAAGTGGACCTATAACCATCAATTGTTTGGGTTCCCCTTTATAGGTGCATTGTCACGACTACATCGTCTCACTGATGTATTTGGTCAGGTAGTAACAGTGAATTGTCATCAGCGATATTGGGAAACAGAGGAGGAATATTATCAAGGTTGTCTTTGCATAGCCCAATTGTGTTTTGCCAATGGTTTGTTAGCTCAAGTTATTTATGGTAAAGGCGAAACTATATGGCAATCGGAACGCAAATTGGAAGTCAGTGCGGAAAATGGGAGTTTAATTCTGGATGGTGATAAGGGAATTTTTATAGGACCTGAAGACACAAGGTCAATAGAAATTGCTAATCGTCAGGGATTATTTGCCAGAGATACTAAAATGGTTTTAGATCATATTTTTCATGGTTCCCCTTTATACGTAACTGCAGAACAAAGTTTATACACTTTAAAGATTGCAGATGCAGCTCGTAGAGCAGCTGAGACCGGATTAACAATATTTTTGGTTCAAGATCGGTAA
- a CDS encoding TIGR04376 family protein, whose product MSLFDDLSRFLEARLEEFIRNNPHIELEMLTEQLQREEEKTIKLITDLQLQERQVQDEILATAQEIQRWHARIQKAKAAGREDLAVPAQAKEDSLLREGNQQWANMQSLKEKVVQSQQTLTKIKQRREEVQVKAKAMKSDKTKSSTNEGTKTTDSKFNYSNSKFDDLEEEFRRWEIQDELEEMKRNRKK is encoded by the coding sequence GTGAGTCTATTTGATGATCTAAGTCGTTTTCTGGAAGCCCGTTTAGAAGAATTTATACGAAACAATCCTCATATAGAGTTGGAAATGCTCACGGAACAACTACAGCGCGAGGAGGAAAAAACAATAAAATTGATTACAGATCTACAATTACAGGAACGACAAGTCCAGGATGAAATTCTGGCAACCGCACAAGAAATACAACGATGGCATGCTCGTATTCAAAAAGCTAAGGCAGCAGGTAGGGAAGACTTAGCTGTACCGGCACAAGCAAAAGAAGATTCTTTACTGCGAGAGGGAAATCAGCAATGGGCAAACATGCAGTCTTTAAAAGAGAAAGTTGTGCAGTCTCAACAGACGTTAACTAAGATTAAACAACGTCGGGAAGAAGTGCAAGTAAAAGCTAAAGCGATGAAAAGTGATAAAACTAAATCTTCAACCAACGAGGGTACAAAAACCACAGATTCCAAGTTCAACTACTCCAATTCCAAGTTTGATGACTTAGAAGAAGAGTTTCGTCGTTGGGAAATTCAGGATGAACTAGAAGAAATGAAAAGGAACAGGAAAAAGTGA
- the acsF gene encoding magnesium-protoporphyrin IX monomethyl ester (oxidative) cyclase produces the protein MVNSLKKPTFEEIRPGVKVPAKETLLTPRFYTTDFDEMARMDISVNEDELRAILEEFRVDYNRHHFVRDAEFDQSWDHIDGQTRQLFIEFLERSCTAEFSGFLLYKELGRRLKDKSPLLAECFNLMSRDEARHAGFLNKAMSDFNLSLDLGFLTKSRSYTFFKPKFIFYATYLSEKIGYWRYITIYRHLEKHPEDRIYPIFRFFENWCQDENRHGDFFDAIMKAQPQMLRGWQGKLWSRFFLLSVFATMYLNDIQRKDFYAAIGLDAREYDIHVIKKTNETAGRVFPVILDVESPEFYERLDICIKNNERLAAISNSNSPKFLQFFQKLPIYISHGWQFLKLYLMKPIDVLATQGQPK, from the coding sequence ATGGTAAATTCCCTAAAAAAACCAACCTTTGAAGAAATACGTCCCGGGGTGAAAGTTCCTGCAAAAGAAACCTTATTAACACCCCGATTCTATACAACTGATTTTGACGAAATGGCGCGGATGGATATCTCCGTCAATGAGGATGAGCTGCGGGCCATCTTAGAAGAGTTTCGCGTTGACTATAACCGTCATCACTTTGTTCGAGATGCTGAATTTGACCAGTCCTGGGACCACATTGACGGACAAACCCGCCAATTGTTCATTGAATTTCTAGAACGCTCCTGCACAGCAGAGTTTTCTGGGTTCCTCCTCTACAAAGAACTAGGTCGCCGCTTAAAAGATAAAAGCCCTCTTCTAGCAGAGTGCTTTAATCTCATGTCACGGGATGAAGCTCGTCACGCCGGGTTTCTGAATAAGGCTATGTCGGACTTTAATCTATCCCTAGATCTAGGATTTTTGACCAAGAGTCGCAGTTATACCTTCTTCAAACCCAAATTTATCTTTTATGCCACCTATCTCTCTGAAAAGATTGGTTACTGGCGGTATATCACCATTTATCGTCATTTAGAAAAACATCCTGAAGATAGAATTTATCCAATTTTCCGTTTCTTTGAGAACTGGTGTCAGGATGAAAACCGTCATGGTGATTTCTTTGATGCTATCATGAAGGCCCAACCACAAATGTTGCGGGGGTGGCAAGGTAAACTTTGGAGTCGTTTCTTTTTGTTGTCTGTATTTGCCACCATGTATCTCAATGATATTCAGCGTAAAGACTTTTATGCTGCCATTGGTTTAGATGCTAGAGAGTACGACATTCATGTCATTAAGAAGACTAACGAAACCGCTGGCCGTGTATTTCCGGTAATTCTAGATGTGGAAAGTCCAGAGTTTTATGAGCGTTTGGATATTTGTATCAAGAATAATGAAAGGCTAGCAGCCATCTCCAACAGCAACAGTCCCAAATTCCTACAGTTCTTCCAGAAGCTACCTATTTACATTTCCCATGGATGGCAGTTTCTCAAACTGTACTTGATGAAACCCATTGATGTATTGGCAACCCAAGGTCAACCCAAATAG
- a CDS encoding thioesterase II family protein yields MVYLIKFNSKTDSSQTHSEPQLRLFCLPYAGARASVFYQWSKNLPSTVEVRGVELPGRGRVKYPPYRKMELLVRAIAEHILPLLDRPFAIFGHSMGGLVGFELARLLRSEYALEYKTLLHLFISARNAPQNHSRDEGIYHLPDGEFLEKIAKYNGTPDEILKNPEMRELFLPILRADFEVLDTYIYKVEPPFDFPITVFGGSEDPMVNHDDLVGWKEHTNREFSCYTLPGNHFFIRSHQELLLQYISQKLSKN; encoded by the coding sequence ATGGTTTATTTAATCAAGTTTAATTCTAAAACGGATAGCTCTCAGACCCATTCAGAGCCACAGTTACGTTTATTTTGTTTGCCTTATGCTGGTGCCCGTGCGAGCGTATTTTATCAGTGGTCTAAAAATTTACCTTCGACTGTGGAAGTACGTGGTGTAGAATTACCTGGAAGAGGGAGAGTAAAATATCCTCCCTACAGAAAAATGGAACTTTTGGTCCGAGCAATAGCTGAGCATATTTTGCCATTGTTGGATAGGCCTTTTGCTATTTTTGGTCATAGCATGGGAGGATTAGTTGGTTTTGAATTGGCTCGGTTATTGCGCTCAGAATATGCTCTGGAATATAAAACCCTATTACATCTATTTATATCAGCTCGTAATGCACCCCAAAATCACAGTAGGGACGAGGGGATTTATCATCTACCTGATGGGGAGTTTTTGGAGAAAATTGCTAAGTATAATGGCACCCCTGACGAAATACTCAAGAACCCAGAAATGAGGGAATTATTTTTGCCTATTCTCCGAGCTGATTTTGAGGTTTTAGACACTTATATCTATAAAGTTGAACCACCTTTTGATTTTCCTATTACTGTGTTTGGTGGTTCGGAGGATCCCATGGTAAATCATGATGATTTAGTCGGTTGGAAGGAACATACGAATAGGGAGTTTTCTTGCTATACCTTGCCAGGTAATCACTTTTTTATTCGCTCCCATCAAGAGCTGCTTCTACAATATATATCTCAAAAGTTATCCAAAAACTGA